DNA sequence from the Nodosilinea sp. FACHB-141 genome:
GACCTTGACGAGCGCCGCTGGCAAAGCGTTGCCCAGGTGATTCAGGCTAACGGTGGGGCTGTGGTGGCCGAGCAAATCACCCCATTCCTAGGCGACCTGGGCAAAGGCTGGGACAAGGATTTGGAAGACTTTATGGTGCCCGTGCTCAGCCGGTTTAACGGGTTGCCCCAGGTCAGCCCCCAGGGCGGTATTGTGTACCAGTTCCCTGAGCTACAGGTGACGGCCAAGGCGCAACGCACCATCAATCCACCCCCATTCCTACGAGAGTCACCTCGCAAGTTTAGCCAGGCGACCTCTGGGCAGATTATTGGGGCCATTGCTTTGGGCGGTGCGAACTTAATTGGAGCCCTGGTCCTGGGCAGCATGCTGCAAGACAACTCAAGTTTGGTCGCTGAGCTTGGCGGTGTCGTCGCTCTGGTCAACTCGCTCTACTGGCTGCTTTTGGGCTATGGAACGGCCTTTTTGGGCTTGCCCCTAGTGCGTTATTTCTGGGTGCAGCAGCAAAACAGCCGCATTGCCGCCCGCAATGCTGAGCGCGAGCAGCGGGCCGAAGTCTTGAGCCAGCTCACCGACGACCAGCGCGAAAAGCTGGCTTTTGCCCAAACCCTCACCATCCAAACGGTGGTGGGAACTGACAACCTGGCCTATACCACAGAGAGCGATCTGACCGAGCAGGAAATTGCTCAGAAGGACAAGATCGATTCCGAGTGGCAGCGGTTATTGGAGCAACGAGGGGGAAAGGGGTAGGTAGGGAGTGGGCGAGCGGATGAGTGTATGAGTGGATGGGTTAAAGTTGATCCACCTACCCGCCTACCCATCCACCCGCCTACCCGCCTACTCATCTACCTTCTAACGCGGATCGACGATCGCTCCGAGAAACAGCAGCGTGCCTGTGTTGCGATCGCGAATGGCGGCTAAGAAGGGCCGATCGACCACCATTTCAAAGGGCGAATCGGGCGGCAGGGCAGCAGAGGTAGGCGCGACGCCGATCGCGGTGCTGGCGGCGGCTTCGGTGCCGGATTCGTTGACTTCAATAAAGGTTTTGTGACGCACCTGGTTAATGAAAGCGTCCAGCTCGGTGAGGCCCGAGAAGTCGGCCTGGCCTGCCTCAAAGGCGATACCCATGCCCAAGGTTCGCAGGGTGGGGATCAGGTCGGCTTCGTACTCAAACTGAAATTTGGGTAGCTGAATTTCGCCGGGGCGCGATTGCATCTGGCTCATCCAGCTCTCCCAGGTGGCGGGGGTGAGCTGCGCTGATAGGGTAGCCAGGTCGGTGCCGGGGGTGGGCAAGATTACCTCAAAGCTGAGCGAGCCATTGCCGTAGGGCAGACTCACTGCCTGAAACTGGTCAGTTTCCAAATATAAATAGTCGTCCTGCTGGGCCATCAGAGGGTGCTGGATGGTTTCGCCGCTGGCTAGGGTGAAGGGGCGCTCCGTTGTGCGGGCGCGGTCAAAAGCTTCGCTCCAGGCTCCTTTAAAGTAGACAGCGTTGACTAGCACTAAAAGCTGGTCGGGCGGCAACTGATCGATGATGTTGGGGATGCGATCGCGGGTGTGCTCTTTGACCCAGCGGTTGATGCGATCGGTGGCGGCGGGCTG
Encoded proteins:
- a CDS encoding serpin family protein, which codes for MDHRWIGRAVLLSGLAALTLGCAQLQAQPPTAPAPTPDHNSGAPRLAQAPTVDKELTQAHLDFGFALFEQLRQATPNENVLVSPTSVALALAMAYNGASGETQAAIANTLKVQGLDIEQLNAGNQALTEYLTQLDPEIALEIANSLWVNESLPVRPDYVERMQTAYAAEVATLDFSQPAATDRINRWVKEHTRDRIPNIIDQLPPDQLLVLVNAVYFKGAWSEAFDRARTTERPFTLASGETIQHPLMAQQDDYLYLETDQFQAVSLPYGNGSLSFEVILPTPGTDLATLSAQLTPATWESWMSQMQSRPGEIQLPKFQFEYEADLIPTLRTLGMGIAFEAGQADFSGLTELDAFINQVRHKTFIEVNESGTEAAASTAIGVAPTSAALPPDSPFEMVVDRPFLAAIRDRNTGTLLFLGAIVDPR